The DNA segment TAATGAAAAAATTATTTATCGCGTTACTTACCCTATTGCCTATGGCTGCCTTTGCAGCTGGTAATGCTGTACATTTAGATGAAGCCAATTATGATTTAAGAGACAAAGCATCACTGCAAAATGGTGCTAAAATCTTCATGAATTATTGTTCTACGTGTCACTCTACGCAATATCAACGTTATTCACGTGTTGCCGACGATCTGGGTATCGATCGTGATGTAATGTCTGAAAATTTGGTATTTACCGGGGTGAAAGTTGGCTCATTAATGTTAACGGCGATGCCTGCTGAAAGTGGTGCTAAATGGTTTGGTGCGACCCCACCGGACCTCACACTTGAAGCGCGTTTACGTGGTGCAGATTGGGTTTATACTTACCTGCGTTCTTTCTATATTGACGAAACTCGCCCATTTGGTGTGAATAATTTGGTATTCCCAAGTGTCGGTATGCCGCATGTACTTGAAGAACTACAAGGTACAGCGCGTCTTTTAGAAATAAAACATAACGAAGAAGAGCTAGATCTGCCGGAAGGTGCTAGAATTGTTAAAGAAACCGCAGTTGTTGACGCTAATGGTGTTGCAACAGGTGAAATTCTGACTAGCTACCTAAGTCCCGATGGAAACGGTGAGTTATCAGCAGAAGAGTTTGATGAAGCAATGCTAGACTTGGTAAACTTCTTAGTTTACTCAGCAGAGCCAAATCAGCTTGAACGTCAAGAAATGGGCTTCTGGGTTATTGGATTCTTACTTATTCTACTTGTATTTACTTGGTTCCTGAACCGCGAATACTGGCGTGATATCCACTAATCACTGATATGTTGCCGCATTACTTGTAACAGTGCTGGTAAAAGAATTACGTACCGCCAATGCTAGTTTAGGCTATCATTGGCGTTTGTGTTTACAATTTATTGGAGGTGGCATGGCATTAGCTGCTAATAAACGTTCAGTTATGGTGTTATATTCGGAGCCGACTGATCTATATAGTCATCAAGTCCGAATCGTTTTAGCTGAAAAAGGCGTAAGTGTTGATATTCATCAGGTTGATCGTAATAACCTACCTGAAGATTTAATTGATTTAAATCCTTACCAAACAGTACCGACATTAATCGACCGTGAACTAACATTATATAACTCGCGTATCATCATGGAATATCTGGATGAGCGTTTTCCGCATCCACCTTTGATGCCGGTTTACCCTGTTTCACGTGGTAGTAGCCGTCTAATGATGCACCGTATCGAAAACGATTGGTATTCATTAGTAACTAAGATCATGAAAGGCTCTGTTGAAGAAGCTGCTGTAGCGCGTAAGCAATTGCAAGAAGCATTAATGAGTATCAGCCCTATTTTTGCTGAATACCCATACTTCATGAGTGAAGAATTCAGCTTAGTAGATTGCTACATGGCACCGTTATTATGGCGTTTACCAGAACTAGGTATTGATCTTCCAGGCCAAGCTGCAAGTGAGTTAAAGAACTATATGCTACGAGTATTTGATCGTGAATCATTCCAAGCATCTTTAACTGAACAAGAACGTGAAATGAGAATGTTAATGTAATTTATGGATAAAATGACCCCAATTCGTCCCTATTTATTACGTAGCCACTATGAGTGGTTACTTGATAATGACTTAACACCGCACATTGTTGTTGATGCGCATATTGCTGGTGTTTACGTGCCACAACAGTTTGTTCAAGATGGCCAGATCGTGTTGAACATTGCGCCTAGCGCTGTGGTTGCTTTTGAGTTAAACAATACTGCTTTGAGCTTTAATGCTCGTTTCGGTGGCGTACCTTTTGATGTTTATGTACCAATTGCAGCGATCACTGCTATCTATGCGCGTGAGAACGGTGCTGGTAGTATGTTTGAACCAGAGCAAGCATATCTCGATCAAGCTGAACAAGATAGCGCTGAAGTGGCTGTTGAGCCAAGTGAAGAGAAAAGCAAGCCTGCGTTGGTCAGTGCGCCTGCTGTTAGCTCTGAAAGTCAGAGTGACACGCCAGAACGTCCAAAACCAACGAAAGGTAAACCCGCTTTACGGGTCATTAAGTAACATAATACTTAATTAACGAATATGTGCAGTACTTGAATATGTCGACGGACATCATTCAGTACTGCATTTTTTTATGTAGATGTTATCGATATTCTTGTCGATTAGCGATATTCGAATACTTTAATTACT comes from the Moritella yayanosii genome and includes:
- the sspB gene encoding ClpXP protease specificity-enhancing factor, whose protein sequence is MDKMTPIRPYLLRSHYEWLLDNDLTPHIVVDAHIAGVYVPQQFVQDGQIVLNIAPSAVVAFELNNTALSFNARFGGVPFDVYVPIAAITAIYARENGAGSMFEPEQAYLDQAEQDSAEVAVEPSEEKSKPALVSAPAVSSESQSDTPERPKPTKGKPALRVIK
- the sspA gene encoding stringent starvation protein SspA gives rise to the protein MALAANKRSVMVLYSEPTDLYSHQVRIVLAEKGVSVDIHQVDRNNLPEDLIDLNPYQTVPTLIDRELTLYNSRIIMEYLDERFPHPPLMPVYPVSRGSSRLMMHRIENDWYSLVTKIMKGSVEEAAVARKQLQEALMSISPIFAEYPYFMSEEFSLVDCYMAPLLWRLPELGIDLPGQAASELKNYMLRVFDRESFQASLTEQEREMRMLM
- a CDS encoding cytochrome c1, which translates into the protein MKKLFIALLTLLPMAAFAAGNAVHLDEANYDLRDKASLQNGAKIFMNYCSTCHSTQYQRYSRVADDLGIDRDVMSENLVFTGVKVGSLMLTAMPAESGAKWFGATPPDLTLEARLRGADWVYTYLRSFYIDETRPFGVNNLVFPSVGMPHVLEELQGTARLLEIKHNEEELDLPEGARIVKETAVVDANGVATGEILTSYLSPDGNGELSAEEFDEAMLDLVNFLVYSAEPNQLERQEMGFWVIGFLLILLVFTWFLNREYWRDIH